A window of Variovorax paradoxus genomic DNA:
ACGCGCGATGCGCTGCGCGAGGTGCAGCAGATCCAGGTCGTCGCCTTTCCGCAGTCGGGCCTGCTGGGCCGGCCGGGCACGGCGGAGTTGCTCGACCAGTCGCTGGCGCTGGGCGCCGACGTGCTGGGCGGGCTCGACCCCTGCGCCATCGACGGCGATCCGGTGAAGTCGCTCGACGTGCTGTTCGGCATAGCGCACAAGCACCAGCGCCCCGTCGACATCCACCTGCACGAGCCGGGCGCGATGGGCGCCTTTTCGCTCGACCTGATCCTGCAGCGCACCGAGGCGCTGGGCATGCAGGGCAAGGTGGCCATCAGCCACGGTTTCTGCCTCGGTGATGTAGGTGCGGGGGTGACCGAACGCGAGCGCGACGCGCTGCTCGCGCGCATGGCGAAGCTGGGCGTGGTGCTGGTCACCAGCGCGCCGCCTTCGCGCACCGTGCCGCCGCTCATGGCCTGCAGGCAGGCCGGCGTGACGGTGGTCGGCGGCAACGACGGCATACGCGACACCTGGTCGCCCTACGGCAACCCCGACATGCTGGAGCGCGCCATGATCATCGGCCTGCGCTACAACCTGCGCCGCGACGACGAGATCGAAGTGGCGCTGGACACCGTCACGCACGCCGGCGCGCGCGGCTGCGGCTTCGAGGCCTATGGCCTCGTGCCGGGCAACCGCGCCGACCTGGTGCTGGTCGATGCGCAGACGCCCGCGCATGCCGTGGTGTCGCGGCCGGTGCGCAAGCTCGTGGTTTCGGGCGGCCGCATCGTGGCGCGCAACGGCGTGCTGCAGGCCGACGTGGCCGCCTTGTGACGCAGCAGGCACGCGGCCGTGACGGAGGCGCTGCCTTCGCGTTCGTGATCGTGCTGGTCGCGCTGAACCTGCGCGCCTTTCTCACTTCCAGCAGCCCGCTGCTGGAGCCCATCCGCCTGGCCACGGGCATCGGCTTTCATGCGGTGGCGTTGCTCACCGTGCTGCCGATGTTCGCGATGGGGGCGATGTCGCTCTTTGGCGCGGCAGTGGGCCAGCGCATCGGCGCGCGGGGCGGCATCGCGCTCGGGCTGGCCGCCATCGCGCTGGCCTGTGCGAGCCGCTACGTGGCGGGCGGCGCGGCCGCGCTGCTGTGGAGCGCCGCGCTCGCGGGCGCCGGCGTGGGGCTGGTGCAGGCGCTGATGCCGGGCGTGGTCAAGCAGAGCTACCCGGCGCGCATCGGCGTGATGACGGGGCTCTACTCCGCCGCCATCATGGGCGGCGGCGGGCTCGGCGCAATGGCCAGCCCATGGGTCGCGCACGCGGCCGGCTGGCATGCGGGCCTTGCGATGTGGGCCGTGCTGGCGGCTGCCGCGCTGCTGTCGTGGCTGGCCATGCGGCCGGCGAGCCCGGTGGCGGCCGCGCCGCGACAGGATCTTTCATGGCTGCGCTGCTTCGGCAGCCGGCGCGCATGGCTGCTGGCCGTGTGCTTCGGCCTCATCAACGGCGGCTACACCAGCCTTGTCGCGTGGCTGCCGCACTTCTATGCACAGCAGGGCTGGAGCGCGCAGCAGGGCGGATCGGTGCTCGCGCTGATGACCGCCGCGCAGGTGCTCGCCGCGCTCGCCATGCCCGCGCTGGCACGCAGCCGCGGGCGCGACCTGCGGCCCTGGCTGATGCTCACGCTGGCCGCGCAGCTTGCCGGCTTCTGCGCGCTGCTGTTCGCGCTGCCCGTGCCGGCAGTCGCCATCGCGGTGGTGCTGGGCTTCGGCCTGGGCGGCGCTTTCTCGCTGTGCATGGTGCTCGCGCTCGACCACCTGCCAGACCCCGCGCAGGCCGGCGCGCTCGCCGCCTTCATGCAAGGCGTCGGCTTCATGATCGCGGCGCTCGCGCCCTTCGTTACCGGCTGGGTGCGCGAGCACACCGGCGGCTTCACGATGGCATGGGCCTACCTGGCCGCCGTGGTCGTCGCGCTGCTGCCGCTGATGCTGCGCTTCGACCCCCATCGCTATGCGGCGGCCACGGCCGGGCTGTTCGGCGCGCGCGCGCCGCGGCAACATGGCGATGCCCCTTCATTCCCCGCGCTCGACAGCGCCAGAACAGGAAAGCCCTGAACACCACCATGTACCAACACGAATTCATGCAACGGGCACTGGCCCTGTCGGCACTGGCATTGACCGAACCCGGCACCGAGCCCTTCGGCGCCGTCGTCGTGAAAGACGGCGCCATCGTCGGCGAAGGCCTCAACCACTCCGTCGCGCACTGGGACCCGACCTCGCACGGCGAAGTCGAAGCCATCCGCGATGCCTGCCGCAGGCTGGGCACCGTCGACCTCTCGGGCTGCGAGCTCTACACCTCGTGCGAGCCCTGCGCCATGTGCGCGGCGGCCATGCACATCGCGGGCATCGCCAAGCTGTACTACGCGGCGTCGCTCGCGCAGTCCGGCGATGCTTTCGCTGGCGTGACGGTGGAAGCCCGCCACCCCATCGACGTGGATGCGCTGCGCGCCGAGGCCGGTGCACCGCTGCAGCAGCGCCGGCTGCCCGCCGAGCAGAAGCAGGACGCCGAGGCGGTGAAAATTCTTTCGGAATGGGCCGCCACGCGCAAGGCCAAATAGCGCGAAGGTGCTCGGCAGGCCCCGGCCGATGCGTACCTCCTGTCTCCTGGAGCGGCCCCACGCATCGCACTACACTGCGGCC
This region includes:
- a CDS encoding nucleoside deaminase — encoded protein: MYQHEFMQRALALSALALTEPGTEPFGAVVVKDGAIVGEGLNHSVAHWDPTSHGEVEAIRDACRRLGTVDLSGCELYTSCEPCAMCAAAMHIAGIAKLYYAASLAQSGDAFAGVTVEARHPIDVDALRAEAGAPLQQRRLPAEQKQDAEAVKILSEWAATRKAK
- a CDS encoding amidohydrolase family protein; protein product: MSSLLIRNVRPMGASPVDVLVQEGRVAALGTALAAPADTPVEEGGGALLLPGLVEGHTHLDKTMWGMDWYRNEVGTNLTDKIENERAFRHASGHDAAAQSMVLAKAFLALGTTRLRTHVDVDTQAGLRHLEGTLRTRDALREVQQIQVVAFPQSGLLGRPGTAELLDQSLALGADVLGGLDPCAIDGDPVKSLDVLFGIAHKHQRPVDIHLHEPGAMGAFSLDLILQRTEALGMQGKVAISHGFCLGDVGAGVTERERDALLARMAKLGVVLVTSAPPSRTVPPLMACRQAGVTVVGGNDGIRDTWSPYGNPDMLERAMIIGLRYNLRRDDEIEVALDTVTHAGARGCGFEAYGLVPGNRADLVLVDAQTPAHAVVSRPVRKLVVSGGRIVARNGVLQADVAAL
- a CDS encoding cyanate transporter, translating into MTQQARGRDGGAAFAFVIVLVALNLRAFLTSSSPLLEPIRLATGIGFHAVALLTVLPMFAMGAMSLFGAAVGQRIGARGGIALGLAAIALACASRYVAGGAAALLWSAALAGAGVGLVQALMPGVVKQSYPARIGVMTGLYSAAIMGGGGLGAMASPWVAHAAGWHAGLAMWAVLAAAALLSWLAMRPASPVAAAPRQDLSWLRCFGSRRAWLLAVCFGLINGGYTSLVAWLPHFYAQQGWSAQQGGSVLALMTAAQVLAALAMPALARSRGRDLRPWLMLTLAAQLAGFCALLFALPVPAVAIAVVLGFGLGGAFSLCMVLALDHLPDPAQAGALAAFMQGVGFMIAALAPFVTGWVREHTGGFTMAWAYLAAVVVALLPLMLRFDPHRYAAATAGLFGARAPRQHGDAPSFPALDSARTGKP